The Ignisphaera sp. genome segment TTATAAGCCGTCTCTATTTGGCTATGCGAAACAATAATATCTTTGATGAGTATAGGTATGCTGGTTGCAGAAGCCGCTCTAACAAGATTGCTGTAAGAACCTCCAAAGTATAGCTCCTCGGTTAGAACACTCAAACCAACTGCATGCAGTTCAACAGTTCTTATATAGTCCATCAGATCCCTCTCCACATGCAAACCGGATGGGGACCTGGTCTTGTACTCAGCTATAATAGCTGTTTTACCAGCGTTGTAAAACTCCTCGATTCTCGATCTAAGGCTGTGAACAGCTCTAAACCTGCTCATCTTCATTGGCTGTCTAGACATATTGTATCTAATTACCTTCTCCAACCACTCTGGAAGAGCCCTACTCATCAGCTACACCAAATCCAGAAAGTTTCTGAGTATAACCTTTCCATACTCCGTCCCAATGCTTTCTGGATGGAACTGCACCCCATAGACTGGATACTCTATGTGGTGAATAGCCATGATCTCGCCGTCGTCTAGAGATATGGCGTCTAGAACAAGGTTGTTTGGTAGAGAGCCGACCACAAGGCTGTTGTATCTCGTGGCCTTGAAAACCTCTGGGACACCCCTAAACAGGTTTGTCCTATTCACAATCTTTATTGTTGATATCTTTCCATGCATTATCCTTCTAGCCTTCCTAATCTTCGCGCCAAATGCATAGCCTATCACCTGGTGCCCCAGACAAACGCCTAGAATTGGAATACTCCTATAGAATCTTCTAACAACTTCAGTGGAAATCCCAACATCCTCAGCCTTCTCCGGCGACCCAGGGCCAGGAGAAATGATTATTCTATCGGGATTGATTCTCTCAACAGCTGAAATCGAAATCTCATCGTTTCTCACAACAATCGGCATTGCACCAAGCTCTCCAACTATCTGAGCAATGTTATAGACAAAGCTGTCATAGTTGTCTATTATGAGAACAACGTCCACCATGCTCACCAACCACCTATGCCGAGAACCTTCTTTAAAGCAGCCAGCTTGTGCTCTGTTTCCTCCAGCTCCATATACGGGTTGGAGTCGTAGACAATGCCTGCACCAGCCTGCAACCTGATAAGGTCTCTAAACACAAACGCCGTTCTTATCGCTATCGCCATTGTGGCCTCTCCAGATGTTGTGAAGAACCCTACTGAGCCTGCATATGGCCCCCTCTTATACTCCTCAAGCTCTTCAATCAGTTTCATGGCAAATGGCTTTGGAGCTCCGCTCACAGTCCCCGCAGGCAGAACAGCTTTCAGCACATCAACTGCTGTAAACCTCTTTCTTAGGGTTCCCACAACACGAGATACTATGTGCTGCACATGGCTATACTTCTCTATGTACATGAGGTTCTCTACCCTCACAGTCCCCGGCTCACAAACCTTTCCAATATCGTTTCTAGCCAGGTCGACGAGCATTAGATGCTCAGCCCTATCCTTTTCAGACTCCATAAGCTCTTTCTCAAGAGCCTTGTCCTCCTCCTCTGTTCTGCCCCTAGGCCTAGTACCCGCAATAGGATATGTTTCGACAACCCCTCTCCTAAGAGAGAATAGAAGCTCTGGACTAGCGCCAATCAGTGCTCTGTCACCAAATTTTATGAAGTATGTGTATGGCGATGGATTAATCGCTCTCAAATTCAAATAGTACTGTGTGAGATCGCCGCTGTAGACATATCTCTGGAACCTCGATATAACTACTTGAAACGCATAGCCGTCTCTAACATATTTTAGAGTCTCTTCAACAGCTCTAACAAATTTGTCTCCATCTAGCATAGAGTCATACAAACTGACCTTGTGTACAGCGTTTGTGTCTCCTCTTCTGCTTCTACAGATCTTCAGTAGACTCGGATCTCCATCTACATATACAACGCCTTTGCCATGGTCATACACAGCCATGTTAATCGGCTCAAACATTTGGATTAGCGGCCACTCCTCTGGATATGGCTTTATATCTGGTATCCTCTCCCATAGCCTCACAGCATCGTAGCTTACATAGCCTATCAACCCTATGTCCAGTGGGTAGAGATAATCCCTCTTCCTAGCATTTTTCAGAGCTTGCACAACCTCATCAAGAGCATTGCTGCCACTACTACTCACAGTGTTTCTAGAGCCCCATGCAACAATGCTGTAAAGACTCTTTGTCAGATCCTCGTACACGGCAAACACATCCTCTTCCTCGTAGAGACACTTAACAACATCCTCTATTCCAGCAACATCGCCTAGCTTCATGACCTCCACTTGTAGACCACCTCCCTCAATCTTCTAACCTTGTCCAAATCCTTCTTACCGGGTCTAACCTCCACACCACTCGATACATCTATCCAGCCAGGCTCCAAAGCTAGGTAGAGATGAACATTCTCAAGAGTTATGCCACCCGCCACACCGGCCCCTGGATGATAGTCGAGAAGGGTCTTCAGCACCTTCGGATCGCTTGGCTGTCCCTTGGCAGGAGAGTCAAACAGTACTAGGTCGAAGTATTTCTGAACCTTTTTGAGATAGTCTATGTAGTCGAGGGATGCGGGAACATATAGTATAAACCTTTTTGAATTGAAGCTTGCAAGCTCCTCAAGCTCGTCGATACTCAAAACTCTGTGCACCTGCACGTAATCGGCAAAGCTGTTGGCGAGTTCCGCAGGAGATCCGCGGACCTTTACACTAACAACTGGTGTAGAGACATGTTTCCTAATCTCTGCAACGATGTCTTCCGGCACGTACCTAGGGCTTATCGGATCTGTTACCATCCCTATGAAGTCAACGCCAATTCTATCAATTTCAATAGCGTCGTCGATGTTTGCAACACCGCATATTTTGAGCTTTACCCTCATTGTATCATCCTCATCAGCTCCTCGAATTTCCGTACATCCCCATTGTATTTTACGAGACTTTCAATCCTATTTACTAGCATCGGCAAAAGCTGATCTGCATACTCAAAACCGTCTCTAGGATCTCTAACAACATGTGCTACATATAGAGCGAATGCCGTGTTCAGCTTTATGAAAATCTCAGCATATTTGTCAAGACCTTTCGAAGCCCTCAATATCCTTACAGCAGATTCTGTGGGATCTGACACAATTAGCCTCTCCACCGATATTCTGCTAACACCGAAGTCCTCTGGCTCAACAGTGTAGTACTCCACCTTGTCTCCTCTAACCTCGTATACATGTGTCTTCCCAGCCGGGCTAACCTCATCCATCCCAGGCTCTCCATGTACCACCACAACATGTTCGTAGCCCAGCCTTCGAACAGCTTTAGCAACAGTCCTTGCAAAGCTGTTTGAGAACACACCTATAACCTGTCTCTTAGTGCCACCGGGGTTGGTCAAGGGGCCAAGAACATTGAATATCGTTCTAATCCCCAGCGCCTTTCTAATTGGCGCAACATTTTTCATTGCCGGATGATACCTAGGGGCGAATAGGAATACAAACCCCGTTTTTCTTAGAAGCTCTGCAGCCTGTTGAGGCTCTACATCGATTCTATAGCCAAGAGCCTCTAGAACATCTGCTGCACCACTTCTACCGCTAACAGCTCTATTCCCGTGCTTGGCAACTGGATGAACAATTGATGTTAGAATGGCTGTGGCTGTGCTAACATTTAGTGTGCCGATCCCATCCCCACCTGTGCCAACAACATCTATTGCATGGCTAGCCTCTATCCTCAGAGCCTTTTCCCTCATAGCCTTGGCGAACCCCACGATCTCCTCAGGCGACTCTCCCTTCATTCGCAAAGCGACTAGAATAGCCGATACGATGACGTCTGGTATTGCACCGTTTATTATGCCTGTTGCCAGCTCTCTAGCCTCTTCCTCAGACAGGCTATAGCCTTCCACAACCCTTCTAAGAGCTGTGTTATAGCTCATTGAGGACACCTCTAAGCTTGGTCAACAACTTGAATGCCTCCTCAATACCACCCCTCTCAATAGCCTCTATAATCGCCGTCCCAACAGCAATACCGTCTGCCCCAGCGTTCACAGCATTAGCTATGTCGTCTATAGATAGCCCAAAGCCGACAACGAGAGTGTTGTCAACAAGTTTTCTAACCCTTCTGACCACGACAACAGGGTCAACGGGAATCGGAATACCTGTAGCCGGTCTTATGCCGAGGTATAGAAACGGCTCTGAATGCTTCGAAACCTCCTCTATGAGTCTATCGGGCATTGAAGACGATACAAATAGTGTGGGCTTCACACCACAGGCTCTAAGAGTCTCTAGAACCTCTTTGTAGGAGTCTAGATAGTCTATTAGCAGATCTGGCAGAAGAAGATACTCTATACCGATACTGCTCAACTCTTCAGCAAATCTGTTTAGCACAGTTGCATAGTCGTCTAGATAGGTCAATGCTATAATGGGTGCACTAGCATTTTTAGCTACAGCCCTAAGAGCTTCTCTAGTGTCTATGCCAAGTTTCTTGACATGTTCATAGCTTCTCCTAATAGCAGGCCCATCATATTTTGCAAAGCTTGGGGGTATGCCAATCTCTAGATAGTCTACGCCAAATTTCCCAGCCTTTGAAACAAACTCTAGGAACCTCTCTTTTGATGGATAGCCAAGTGTGGTATAAGCTACGAGTATCCTCTTCATAGACAGACCACCAGTCCTCTTCCTCGCTACAGCCTTCCATACCTCATCATCATAGACCTGTAGTTGTCTATGTCGAGCAGTCCATGGCCACTCATATTGAATAGTATCACAGTCTTCTCATTCCTTTTCTTAGCCTCTAGAGCAATGTCTATAACAGCCTTTACAGCATGTGCAGACTCTGGTGCTGGCACAATCCCCTGTGTTCTAGCAAATATTGCTGCAGCCCTGTATATCTCTGGCTCTCTATACTCAACCCACTCGACAACACCCTCCTTAACCAGCAGACTAAGCGATGGTGCGAGACCGTGGTATCTCAGGCCACCAGAGTATATAGGTGGTGGGACAAAGTCTTTCCCAAGTGTTATCATCTTCAGCATTGGCAGAATGCCGGCAGCGTCTGGGTAGTCATATCTGTACACACCCTTGCTAAACTTTGGAACCTCCGCCGAGCCTACAGCAACAAATCTTTTCCCCTTCCCCCTAAGACCTATGAACGGATAGGCAAGGCCAGCAAAATTGCTTCCACCACCAACACAACCAACTATAACATCTGGCTCCTCACCAATGATCTCCATCTGCTTCATAGCCTCTAGCCCTATGACACTTTGATGCAGTAGGACAACATCCATCACACTTCCCATGACATATTTATAGCCGTGGTCAAGGGCATACTCTATAGCCTCGCTAATGGCTATGCCAAGCGAACCAGGGTTGCTGGGATCCTTCTTAAGCAACTCAGACCCAAATCTAGTTAAATTAGATGGGCTTGGAATCACCTCAGCGCCGTAGAACTCCATAAGACCCCTTCTACCGGGCTTATGCTCATAGCTAACCCTCACCATAAACACAAATGACTTTAGCCCATAGAGAGACGCTGAAAGAGCTACAGCAGACCCCCACTGACCAGCGCCAGTCTCTGTAGTAACCCCCTCTACACCATCGCTATAAGCATAGTAAACCTGTGCAATAGCAGTATTTATCTTGTGAGAGCCTGTTGGAAGAGCCCCCTCATACTTGAAGTAGATCCTCGCCGGGGTATCCAAATACTTTTCTAGACCAATAGCCCTGAAGATCGGTGTTGGCCTACCAACTATAGTGTACTTCTCTAGAAGCTCATCAGGAATGCTAATGAATCTGTCGACAGTGAACTGCTGTCTGAGAACCTCTCTCGGCAGTATCTTCTGCAACAGTTCTATTCTTGAGAACCCGTCTTTTGGATCCATCGGAGGCGGCAACGGCTTTGGCAAATCAGGGATTATGTTATACCAATACTTTGGTAGAATCTCATCTCTATATTTTATAAGATCTAGGTTATTTACCATTGGCTCATGTTCAACCCCTCAAGATAGCTATCCTTAGTGATAAGTCCTATATAAGTTTTGCTTATCCATCAAACATGTAGATGGCTCCCATTAATGCGTTGCGACTACACAAAGACTCTTAATTTTTCCTGTGGACACTGCGTGGGGGTACCCATATCGACTTCTCTCAGACTATCCAACTTCAAAAGGTCTAGAAGGTGAGTAGACCCCGGCCACCAGGAACACACAGAATCTCAAGGAAAGCAGCTGTCAAAGGATTATGGATGGTGGTGGCTGAGACAGCTCTAGAAGACCCTAAGTACTGTTTTGGCTCTTTTGCAGCTAGGTCGTTAACCTAATATGTTGCCTGACATCCTTATCAACACATTGAATGTCGAAGCATAGGCTAGGCCTATGGCTAATAGAAGTAATATGCATTATCAACATGTACTCTAAAGGAGTTTTCTTAGATTCTTCAAGGCCTTAGTAAATTCCAAAAGATTTAATTTAATTAAACATATGATGCGTACAAGCAGTAAGGGTGGGGAAGCTAAGGCGCGAATAGCTAAGCTGGCTAAAAACTTAAAAAAAGGTTGGTGCACCGATCAAAGTAAAAAGAATAATGCTTTGGCTATCCGTGGTATGCTGTTGATATATATCCTCCACTTCCACCTGTTTTAACGTAGCCTAGGTATGCACAAATTGCAAACACCTGCCGATGACTCGCCAATGTAAATACATAATTATAGCTAGTGCTATGTACAAAGATTCGATGCAGCTAACA includes the following:
- a CDS encoding anthranilate synthase component I, which produces MKLGDVAGIEDVVKCLYEEEDVFAVYEDLTKSLYSIVAWGSRNTVSSSGSNALDEVVQALKNARKRDYLYPLDIGLIGYVSYDAVRLWERIPDIKPYPEEWPLIQMFEPINMAVYDHGKGVVYVDGDPSLLKICRSRRGDTNAVHKVSLYDSMLDGDKFVRAVEETLKYVRDGYAFQVVISRFQRYVYSGDLTQYYLNLRAINPSPYTYFIKFGDRALIGASPELLFSLRRGVVETYPIAGTRPRGRTEEEDKALEKELMESEKDRAEHLMLVDLARNDIGKVCEPGTVRVENLMYIEKYSHVQHIVSRVVGTLRKRFTAVDVLKAVLPAGTVSGAPKPFAMKLIEELEEYKRGPYAGSVGFFTTSGEATMAIAIRTAFVFRDLIRLQAGAGIVYDSNPYMELEETEHKLAALKKVLGIGGW
- the trpD gene encoding anthranilate phosphoribosyltransferase, with the translated sequence MSYNTALRRVVEGYSLSEEEARELATGIINGAIPDVIVSAILVALRMKGESPEEIVGFAKAMREKALRIEASHAIDVVGTGGDGIGTLNVSTATAILTSIVHPVAKHGNRAVSGRSGAADVLEALGYRIDVEPQQAAELLRKTGFVFLFAPRYHPAMKNVAPIRKALGIRTIFNVLGPLTNPGGTKRQVIGVFSNSFARTVAKAVRRLGYEHVVVVHGEPGMDEVSPAGKTHVYEVRGDKVEYYTVEPEDFGVSRISVERLIVSDPTESAVRILRASKGLDKYAEIFIKLNTAFALYVAHVVRDPRDGFEYADQLLPMLVNRIESLVKYNGDVRKFEELMRMIQ
- a CDS encoding aminodeoxychorismate/anthranilate synthase component II, giving the protein MVDVVLIIDNYDSFVYNIAQIVGELGAMPIVVRNDEISISAVERINPDRIIISPGPGSPEKAEDVGISTEVVRRFYRSIPILGVCLGHQVIGYAFGAKIRKARRIMHGKISTIKIVNRTNLFRGVPEVFKATRYNSLVVGSLPNNLVLDAISLDDGEIMAIHHIEYPVYGVQFHPESIGTEYGKVILRNFLDLV
- a CDS encoding TrpB-like pyridoxal phosphate-dependent enzyme, which translates into the protein MVNNLDLIKYRDEILPKYWYNIIPDLPKPLPPPMDPKDGFSRIELLQKILPREVLRQQFTVDRFISIPDELLEKYTIVGRPTPIFRAIGLEKYLDTPARIYFKYEGALPTGSHKINTAIAQVYYAYSDGVEGVTTETGAGQWGSAVALSASLYGLKSFVFMVRVSYEHKPGRRGLMEFYGAEVIPSPSNLTRFGSELLKKDPSNPGSLGIAISEAIEYALDHGYKYVMGSVMDVVLLHQSVIGLEAMKQMEIIGEEPDVIVGCVGGGSNFAGLAYPFIGLRGKGKRFVAVGSAEVPKFSKGVYRYDYPDAAGILPMLKMITLGKDFVPPPIYSGGLRYHGLAPSLSLLVKEGVVEWVEYREPEIYRAAAIFARTQGIVPAPESAHAVKAVIDIALEAKKRNEKTVILFNMSGHGLLDIDNYRSMMMRYGRL
- the trpA gene encoding tryptophan synthase subunit alpha, giving the protein MKRILVAYTTLGYPSKERFLEFVSKAGKFGVDYLEIGIPPSFAKYDGPAIRRSYEHVKKLGIDTREALRAVAKNASAPIIALTYLDDYATVLNRFAEELSSIGIEYLLLPDLLIDYLDSYKEVLETLRACGVKPTLFVSSSMPDRLIEEVSKHSEPFLYLGIRPATGIPIPVDPVVVVRRVRKLVDNTLVVGFGLSIDDIANAVNAGADGIAVGTAIIEAIERGGIEEAFKLLTKLRGVLNEL